One stretch of Natronobacterium gregoryi SP2 DNA includes these proteins:
- a CDS encoding DUF2073 domain-containing protein: protein MPKATNADDQDGPDGVQIDLISSERMDGMASMEKIRMILDGVHEGNIVILEEGLTPDEESQLIEVTMAEISPDEFNGIEIETYPKPGGGDSSLLGRIMGSEQADAKLTVIGPANRIETLHKDETLISALVSHN from the coding sequence ATGCCAAAAGCAACAAACGCAGACGACCAGGATGGACCGGACGGCGTCCAGATCGACCTCATCAGCAGCGAACGAATGGACGGCATGGCATCTATGGAGAAGATCCGGATGATCCTGGACGGCGTCCACGAGGGCAACATCGTCATCTTAGAAGAGGGATTGACTCCCGACGAGGAGAGTCAACTCATCGAGGTGACGATGGCCGAGATCAGCCCCGACGAGTTCAACGGGATCGAAATCGAGACCTATCCGAAACCGGGTGGCGGTGACTCGTCACTGCTCGGCCGAATCATGGGCTCGGAGCAAGCAGACGCGAAATTGACGGTTATCGGTCCGGCAAACAGGATCGAAACGTTACACAAAGACGAAACGCTGATCAGCGCGCTCGTGTCCCACAACTAA
- a CDS encoding OapC/ArvC family zinc-ribbon domain-containing protein has translation MPHECTNCGRAFPDGSKEMLSGCPDCGGNKFQFVPSGTLAGSGSGSGSGVGSEPDQTTGATSPTGPGSTPEPELSPGSEPAAANSQSPDSDRAGTGADCTPPESKASSGAESDSNSDSIRTKATDTVREWVSSNDDQDATTDEFGEWPDSARPPADRTPPEPDWDTSPSEGSPADSSSSPQSSPTPSRSDPRDGTRRVADSENSAQADARSEVVRRDDLPSDAATDTPTRDDPDVTDPAGEPPSHGRVVSEPSETELSMEQLRAELNEQFESIKILQPGQYELNLMELYDREEYIISLQDDGRYVIDVPDSWRESGE, from the coding sequence ATGCCACACGAATGTACGAACTGCGGCCGTGCGTTCCCGGATGGCTCCAAAGAGATGCTCTCGGGCTGTCCCGACTGTGGCGGGAACAAGTTCCAGTTCGTGCCATCCGGAACGCTTGCGGGGTCCGGTTCCGGTTCCGGTTCCGGTGTCGGGTCGGAGCCCGATCAGACGACGGGAGCGACCTCACCCACCGGTCCCGGTTCGACGCCAGAGCCAGAGTTGAGTCCTGGCTCGGAGCCGGCCGCAGCCAACTCGCAGTCGCCCGACTCCGACCGAGCGGGGACGGGTGCTGACTGTACGCCGCCCGAATCGAAGGCCTCGTCCGGAGCCGAATCGGATTCGAACTCCGACAGCATCCGGACGAAAGCTACCGACACCGTTCGCGAGTGGGTGTCGTCGAACGACGACCAGGACGCGACGACCGACGAGTTCGGTGAGTGGCCTGACTCCGCCCGACCACCTGCGGATCGCACTCCACCGGAACCGGACTGGGATACGTCTCCGTCCGAAGGCAGTCCCGCGGACTCGAGTTCGTCACCACAGTCGAGCCCGACGCCGTCTCGGTCTGATCCTCGAGATGGAACGAGGCGGGTTGCAGACAGCGAAAATTCCGCACAGGCAGACGCCCGAAGCGAGGTGGTCCGGCGCGACGACCTTCCGTCAGATGCCGCTACGGACACCCCTACGCGAGACGATCCGGATGTCACAGATCCGGCGGGTGAGCCGCCGTCTCACGGCCGGGTCGTTAGCGAGCCTTCGGAAACGGAGCTGTCGATGGAGCAACTTCGCGCGGAACTCAACGAGCAGTTCGAGAGTATCAAAATCCTGCAACCGGGCCAGTACGAACTCAATCTCATGGAGCTGTATGATCGTGAGGAGTACATAATTTCCTTGCAGGACGACGGCCGCTACGTCATTGACGTTCCGGATTCCTGGCGTGAGTCCGGGGAGTGA
- a CDS encoding DUF7089 family protein, with translation MFETRELSSAVGRVRDVNAPEALVFDCETDFETLPPAQAEEFGLVVDSLEPATYPSSWLPADAPTLLARYAGSDLTVGMPGDGSIAWTCQTDPPIVLVKPRVEGTPEPFLDFLLAEAFVEIGLEVPEHFLGFFEDAYSDLDRAVALDAGSTYQVAAALYDGWVGLQSREVFAEWHDEELALADAWQDAGGRLEDRVSGLPRAVARGETEFADATELACAAIKHAIELPAPFAALDTDAYRDHGAEYAVRWAEKTFDSLADD, from the coding sequence ATGTTCGAGACCCGCGAGCTCTCGAGCGCTGTCGGGCGAGTTCGGGATGTCAACGCTCCCGAAGCGCTGGTTTTCGACTGTGAAACGGACTTCGAGACGCTACCGCCAGCACAGGCTGAAGAGTTCGGGCTCGTTGTCGATTCGCTCGAACCGGCGACCTATCCGTCGTCGTGGCTTCCGGCGGACGCGCCGACGTTGCTCGCCCGGTACGCTGGCTCGGATCTGACGGTCGGGATGCCGGGCGACGGCAGCATCGCCTGGACTTGCCAGACCGATCCGCCGATCGTCCTCGTCAAACCCAGAGTCGAGGGAACGCCCGAGCCGTTCCTCGATTTCCTGCTTGCTGAGGCGTTCGTCGAAATCGGACTCGAGGTGCCCGAACACTTCCTCGGCTTCTTCGAGGACGCCTATTCCGACCTCGACCGGGCGGTCGCCCTGGATGCTGGCAGCACGTATCAGGTCGCGGCGGCGCTGTACGACGGCTGGGTCGGACTCCAGAGCCGCGAGGTTTTCGCGGAGTGGCACGACGAAGAGCTGGCTTTGGCCGACGCCTGGCAGGATGCAGGGGGTCGCCTCGAGGACCGCGTCTCAGGACTCCCTCGAGCGGTCGCCCGTGGTGAGACGGAGTTTGCGGACGCGACGGAACTTGCCTGTGCAGCGATCAAACACGCGATCGAACTCCCTGCCCCGTTCGCCGCGCTCGACACGGACGCCTATCGCGACCACGGTGCGGAGTACGCCGTCAGGTGGGCCGAAAAGACCTTCGACTCGCTGGCCGACGACTAA
- a CDS encoding DUF7090 family protein: protein MDYTLEIDGTPETVPGGTGILLLHPSTGETDRIDTDFLKTDTDHFLVVSTRTTAREVKQKLEHYDVDEERAEILDTLSIERGYSRRKTDTIHYVAAPDDVDGIVDHIDGFLDEHDGKLRLSFDSVTELAYYAGDDRALEAVERICKLLEEYDAVGLFHLSEEPHDAAVVDEFSTQFDGVIDLDEDGSVDAEF, encoded by the coding sequence ATGGACTACACGCTCGAGATAGATGGGACGCCGGAGACGGTGCCGGGTGGGACCGGTATTCTCTTGCTGCATCCAAGTACCGGCGAAACAGACCGTATCGACACCGATTTCCTCAAGACCGACACCGACCACTTCCTCGTCGTCTCTACCCGAACGACCGCACGCGAAGTCAAACAAAAACTCGAGCACTACGACGTCGACGAGGAACGCGCCGAAATTCTCGACACGCTGTCGATCGAACGCGGCTACTCTCGACGGAAAACCGACACCATCCACTACGTCGCCGCACCCGACGACGTCGACGGCATCGTCGACCACATCGACGGCTTCCTCGACGAACACGACGGTAAACTCCGGCTCAGCTTCGACTCCGTCACCGAACTCGCCTACTACGCCGGCGACGACCGGGCACTCGAGGCCGTCGAGCGAATCTGCAAACTGCTCGAAGAGTACGACGCCGTCGGGCTCTTCCACCTCTCGGAGGAACCCCACGACGCGGCAGTCGTCGACGAGTTCAGCACACAGTTCGACGGCGTCATCGACCTCGACGAGGACGGCAGCGTCGACGCCGAATTCTGA
- a CDS encoding ABC transporter permease, producing MKSLTTYLDSSRSVRDRITETDRSSVALAAASALVALLVISPMLWLVLRVAEVEPARAYDLIVSGRTALITINSIVLMALVTLFSIGLGVPLAVLTTRTDLPYPRFWTVVAALPLVIPSYIGAIAFVDMFGSGGEVDSLLGTTIPSVDGLSGAIFIITLYTYPYVFLTTRAALLSMDSSIVDAARTLNASRLEAFRRVTFPQIRPGIAAGALLAGLYAISDFGTPAFMGADVFTSRIYWEATEFGREYAALLALQLIAIVAVVLVIEAGIGRDEDATGGGGSGTTIQLGYWKWPAMGFVSLLGLLTLVVPVSIFTSWLFRSEGDPIPSYEFQWRITYDSGGLSVGSGWEIIYNSVHLAVLAALVACLFALPVAYYSARHKSLLSRVLERATYVGFAVPGVVIGLALVFLGNRALPSLYRQGILLLVFAYVVRFLPQAVGTIRSSVLQVDGKTIEAARTLNASRLEAFRRITLPLIMPGVIAGGVLVFLTTMKELPVTLMLRPIGMETLVTLIWNAQDALAYRYAAVPALLLILISGLSMLVLLLQEDSTLS from the coding sequence ATGAAATCACTCACTACCTATCTCGATTCTTCACGGTCGGTTCGCGACCGGATCACAGAGACCGACCGGTCGTCGGTTGCACTGGCGGCTGCGAGCGCTCTCGTCGCCTTGCTCGTTATCTCGCCGATGCTCTGGCTGGTCCTGCGAGTAGCCGAGGTCGAACCGGCACGTGCGTACGATCTGATCGTCTCCGGCCGGACCGCCTTGATTACGATCAACAGTATCGTCCTGATGGCACTCGTTACGCTGTTTTCGATCGGTCTCGGCGTCCCCCTGGCCGTGTTGACGACCCGGACTGACCTCCCGTATCCACGATTCTGGACTGTCGTTGCCGCACTCCCGCTGGTCATCCCGAGTTACATCGGCGCAATCGCGTTCGTCGACATGTTCGGCTCCGGTGGCGAGGTCGATTCACTGCTTGGAACGACGATCCCGTCAGTAGACGGCCTTTCGGGCGCGATATTCATCATCACGCTCTATACGTACCCCTACGTCTTCCTGACGACCCGTGCCGCGTTGCTGTCGATGGACAGTTCGATCGTCGACGCCGCACGCACGCTCAACGCCAGCCGCCTCGAGGCATTTCGCCGAGTTACGTTTCCCCAGATCAGGCCAGGGATCGCCGCCGGCGCTTTGCTCGCCGGCCTCTACGCGATCTCTGACTTCGGAACGCCCGCGTTCATGGGAGCGGATGTCTTCACGAGCCGGATCTACTGGGAAGCAACTGAGTTCGGCCGCGAGTACGCAGCCTTGCTCGCCCTGCAGTTGATCGCGATCGTCGCCGTCGTCCTCGTCATCGAAGCCGGCATCGGACGCGACGAAGACGCCACCGGTGGCGGCGGAAGTGGCACCACGATCCAACTCGGCTACTGGAAGTGGCCCGCGATGGGATTCGTCTCACTGCTTGGCCTGCTCACCCTCGTCGTCCCCGTCTCGATCTTCACGAGCTGGCTGTTCCGCAGCGAAGGCGATCCGATCCCGTCCTACGAGTTCCAGTGGCGGATCACCTACGACAGCGGCGGATTATCCGTCGGTAGCGGCTGGGAAATTATCTACAACTCCGTCCATCTTGCCGTACTCGCTGCACTTGTCGCGTGTCTCTTTGCGCTACCAGTCGCCTACTACTCCGCACGGCACAAGTCCCTGCTCTCGAGAGTGCTCGAGCGAGCGACCTACGTCGGTTTCGCCGTTCCAGGCGTCGTCATCGGGCTCGCACTCGTGTTCCTGGGGAACCGGGCCCTGCCATCGCTGTATCGACAAGGAATCCTGCTGCTCGTGTTCGCCTACGTCGTCCGATTTCTCCCGCAGGCAGTCGGTACCATCCGTTCTTCGGTCCTGCAGGTCGACGGCAAGACCATCGAAGCCGCACGCACGCTCAACGCCAGCCGCCTCGAGGCGTTTCGCCGAATCACGCTGCCGTTGATCATGCCGGGCGTGATCGCCGGTGGCGTACTGGTCTTCCTGACGACGATGAAGGAACTGCCAGTCACGCTGATGTTGCGTCCCATCGGCATGGAGACGCTCGTCACGCTCATCTGGAACGCCCAAGACGCACTGGCTTACCGGTATGCCGCCGTCCCGGCACTCCTGCTCATTCTCATCTCCGGACTCTCGATGCTCGTCCTGTTGTTACAGGAAGACAGTACCCTTAGCTGA
- a CDS encoding extracellular solute-binding protein: MRRRDSSSTQQSTIDRRRFLAATGVSVAGISGLAGCLGETGDSAPIADVDPLSQAVSSTAVSWDDLGDLEGEINIYNGRTPDQIDPVFDALETEYDGLTINTDDDDTDVHVNQILEEQTHPADLMYSQDPGALNELYNNDVLQPLPDDVVDAVPSSYQHNDGYWTGVTGRTRSIQYNSDRLDETPFDSWDELPTDISEYAHDDRFEDIISTRPNSGTFRGFIQAMVELEGEPETREWVEAIADDQNAQTFESGGNQAEAVNRGGNDDPIVALGNSYYAARILNEDPDAPIRTTYTENDAGCLFSVAGVGVLNDVNDAELVAEFVRHLLAEEGQEFMMDANGEYPVVEGVDYVGPLPDLEEINPPEFDLSDFDMELQEAGDLIDEHGLGV; the protein is encoded by the coding sequence ATGCGACGACGCGACAGCAGTTCGACACAGCAGTCGACGATCGACCGACGACGATTCCTCGCCGCCACAGGCGTTTCCGTCGCCGGCATCTCGGGACTCGCGGGCTGTCTCGGCGAGACCGGCGACAGCGCACCGATCGCCGATGTCGACCCACTGTCACAGGCAGTCAGTTCGACTGCCGTGTCGTGGGACGACCTCGGCGACCTCGAGGGCGAGATCAACATCTACAACGGTCGAACACCGGACCAGATCGATCCCGTGTTCGACGCGCTGGAAACGGAGTACGACGGCCTCACGATCAACACCGACGACGACGATACTGACGTTCACGTCAACCAGATTCTCGAGGAACAGACCCATCCGGCCGACCTGATGTACTCTCAGGACCCGGGTGCGCTGAACGAACTGTACAACAACGACGTCCTCCAGCCGCTCCCGGATGACGTCGTCGACGCAGTCCCCAGCAGTTACCAGCACAACGACGGCTACTGGACCGGCGTCACCGGACGAACGCGTTCGATCCAGTACAACAGCGACCGCCTCGACGAGACGCCGTTCGACAGCTGGGACGAACTGCCGACCGACATCAGCGAGTACGCCCACGACGATCGATTCGAAGACATCATCTCGACGCGACCCAACTCCGGCACCTTCCGGGGGTTCATCCAGGCGATGGTCGAACTCGAGGGAGAACCGGAGACCCGCGAGTGGGTCGAGGCGATCGCCGACGATCAGAACGCACAGACGTTCGAGAGCGGCGGCAACCAGGCCGAAGCCGTCAACAGGGGCGGCAACGACGATCCGATCGTCGCGCTCGGGAACAGCTACTACGCTGCCCGTATCCTCAACGAAGATCCCGACGCACCGATCCGAACGACGTACACGGAAAACGACGCGGGCTGTCTGTTCAGCGTCGCCGGCGTCGGCGTACTGAACGACGTCAACGACGCGGAACTCGTCGCCGAGTTCGTCCGCCACCTCCTGGCAGAGGAGGGCCAGGAGTTCATGATGGACGCGAACGGCGAGTATCCCGTCGTCGAAGGCGTCGACTACGTCGGGCCGCTACCCGACCTCGAGGAGATCAACCCGCCGGAGTTCGACCTGAGCGACTTCGACATGGAACTCCAGGAAGCAGGGGACCTGATCGACGAGCATGGACTGGGTGTATAG
- a CDS encoding class I SAM-dependent methyltransferase has product MSVREEFDEWATAGKDKGMEERHWHTAKHALARMPVEEGDTILDLGTGSGYALRALRETANTGPSYGFDGSPEMVRNARDYTDEDDIEYVCGDFDNLPFEDDSIDHVWSMEAFYYAANPHNTLEEIARVLRPGGTFYCAVNYYEENVHSHEWQEYIEVEMTRWDREQYREAFRDAGLSVAEQDNIPDREITIPSGAEFPTEDWDSREAMVERYREYGTLLTVGVTP; this is encoded by the coding sequence ATGAGCGTTCGTGAGGAGTTCGACGAGTGGGCCACAGCGGGCAAGGACAAGGGTATGGAAGAGCGCCACTGGCACACGGCGAAACACGCGCTCGCACGAATGCCGGTCGAGGAAGGCGATACGATCCTCGATCTGGGGACGGGTTCGGGATACGCGCTGCGAGCACTCAGGGAAACCGCGAACACGGGCCCGTCCTACGGGTTCGACGGCTCGCCCGAGATGGTCCGTAACGCCCGCGACTACACCGACGAGGACGACATCGAGTACGTCTGTGGCGACTTCGACAACCTCCCGTTCGAAGACGACTCGATCGACCACGTCTGGAGCATGGAAGCCTTCTACTACGCCGCCAACCCGCACAACACCCTCGAGGAGATCGCCCGCGTGCTCCGTCCGGGAGGCACTTTCTACTGTGCAGTCAACTACTACGAAGAGAACGTCCACTCCCACGAGTGGCAGGAGTACATCGAGGTCGAGATGACTCGCTGGGATCGCGAGCAGTACCGCGAGGCGTTCCGGGATGCCGGTCTCTCCGTCGCCGAACAGGACAACATTCCTGACCGAGAGATCACGATACCCAGCGGGGCCGAATTCCCGACGGAAGACTGGGATAGCCGCGAAGCGATGGTCGAACGCTACCGCGAGTACGGCACGCTGCTGACGGTCGGCGTCACCCCTTGA